The following coding sequences lie in one Anguilla rostrata isolate EN2019 chromosome 8, ASM1855537v3, whole genome shotgun sequence genomic window:
- the grinaa gene encoding glutamate receptor, ionotropic, N-methyl D-aspartate-associated protein 1a (glutamate binding) yields the protein MSKDKSSYPVMGETNPLHNSVFGQPSPTSFAMPPPNYSQAPPGGAPYPSPAAFVQPGFGPAPYPQMPYPPGPYQQAPPQPDFTAGSTAPLNNPGYHGDVPPSYYGNEEFSSSGFEDKSIRQAFIRKVFLVLTVQLLVTFSFVAVFTFVDDAKRFVRMNPWTYYVSYAIFFVTLIVLSCCGEFRRKHPWNLVALSILTLSLSYMVGMIASFYDTDSVIMAVGITAVVCFTVVLFSLQSKYDFTSCRGVLFVCLIVLLLFSFLCIFIRHRILHIVYASLGALLFTCFLAVDTQLLLGNKKLALSPEEYIFAALNLYTDIINIFLFILAIVGRARD from the exons ATGTCCAAGGATAAGAGCAGCTACCCTGTGATGGGGGAGACCAACCCTTTGCACAACTCCGTGTTCGGACAGCCCAGCCCCACCAGCTtcgccatgcccccccccaactacAGCCAGGCCCCCCCCGGGGGCGCACCCTACCCCTCGCCCGCTGCCTTCGTGCAGCCGGGgtttggccccgccccctacccGCAGATGCCCTATCCTCCAGGCCCTTAccagcaggccccgccccaaCCAGACTTCACTGCTGGGTCCACCG CTCCTCTGAACAACCCTGGTTACCACGGTGATGTACCTCCATCTTACTATGGCAACGAGGAGTTCAGCAGCTCAGGCTTTGAGGACAAGTCAATTCGGCAGGCCTTCATACGCAAG GTGTTTCTGGTCCTGACCGTCCAGCTGCTGGTCACCTTCTCCTTCGTGGCGGTCTTCACCTTCGTGGACGATGCCAAGCGCTTCGTGCGGATGAACCCGTGGACGTACTACGTGTCCTACGCCATCTTCTTCGTCACCCTCATCGTGCTCAGCTGCTGCGGAGAATTTCGCCGCAAACACCCCTGGAACCTGGTGGCGTTG tccATCCTGACGCTCAGTCTGTCCTACATGGTGGGGATGATCGCCAGCTTCTACGACACGGACTCCGTCATCATGGCTGTGGGCATCACGGCTGTAGTGTGCTTCACTGTGGtcctcttctctctgcag AGCAAATACGACTTCACTTCCTGTCGGGGGGTCCTGTTCGTCTGCCTCATCGTGCTGCTactcttctccttcctctgcaTCTTCATTCGCCACCGGATCCTGCACATCGTCTACGCGTCCCTGGGAGCGCTGCTCTTCACCTgc tTCTTGGCTGTGGACACCCAGCTGTTGCTGGGAAACAAGAAACTGGCTTTGAGCCCGGAGGAGTACATCTTCGCCGCGCTGAATCTCTACACCGACATCATCAACATCTTCCTGTTCATCCTGGCCATTGTGGGCCGGGCGCGCGATTGA